The stretch of DNA GATCGCTTTATACAAAATATAGAACTAAATCATTTTCTAAATATTCGAGCGGAACCACAAGCGCTATCCAATCAAAATAGCGAAACTGACATCATCAAAGCGGACGGCGGTTCCACAATCATCCTGTCCCAATATCCATCCTTAAATAAAGGAAAAGAAAAGTGCCATTGCGTTACTATTGATGATTATTTTAACGATAAAGATGAGAAACCAGATTTTATGCTGTTGGATGTTGAAGGTAGTGAATACCGAGCATTAGCGGGAGCAGAACAAGTGCTTAAAGTATTTCACCCAGATATTATATTCGAAATATATTTAAAAGATACTGCACAAGCCGATACTATTGTTCTACCTGCTCAATTGTTAGACAGGCATGGCTATGAATTATATGTAATTCATGAACAAAACGAACCTATGCTTATAGGAGAGAATTTTCCCATTGTACTATCACGGCTGCGAGTTGACGATGTCCGACATCTCAAGGGTGCGTACGTTAATATTTTAGCCACTCGTGATCGTAAGAAGATAAAACTGATGTTTCCAAGTATTTCTGGCATATAATACGAGCGGGAATATACAATGTTAACCATACTATTCGTATGAGAAGAGTCATTACACGGGATTATTCTGTAGGTATGGCAAAAGTATTTATGTGAATAAAAATTGTTTATTCCCTATAGTATATAGAGAATTTATTTCCATGAAGTTAATTTATTTTGCCAATATACGCCTGCCTACGGAAAAAGCGTATGGCATACAGATAATGAAAATGTGTGATGCTTTTTCACACGCAGGCGCGGAAGTGACGCTGGTGATCCCCACGCGCGCGAATCCCGGATTTAACGGTGTCAATCCTTTTGACTATTATGGGGTGAAACGATCTTTTGCGTTACAACGCATTAAAACGTTTGATCCTTGGTGGCTGATACGATTGCCGCAAGGCATCTATATTAAGGTTCAAGGATTTCTTTTTATATTCAAATTATATTTATGGTTCTTTATTCACAATATATATTCAAAATACGATGTCGCGTATACCCGTGATGAGTATCTCTTGCCGCTCCTGCATAAATTTTTTCCGCGTGTGGTGTGGGAAGCGCACAATTTACCAAGTCATCCGCAGCGCTATATCAAAGCATGGCGAAAATGCCGGTACATTGTCGCAATTACCAAGGGGCTTAAGGACGCATTAGTGAAACAAGGCGTACACCCTGATCACATAATGGTGGCGCCGGATGGAGTAGACCTTGAAAAGTTCACCCGGTCATCCGACCGGGTGCCCAGTCGAATGACTGGGCAAGTTCAACCCTTCGACTCGGCTCAGGGTGACAGGGATGAGTTACGGAGGCAATTAGGTTTACCGACAGACAAAAAGATTATCCTTTATAGCGGCCATTTATATGAACGGAAAGGCGCGCAAATGCTCGCTGATGCGATCCGTTTGCTCGATGATCGCTTTCTTGCGGTAATTGTGGGCGGCACACCTCATGATATCGAGAGATTTGCGATACGCAATATGGATACATTCCGTATAAAAATTGTCGGTTATCAGCCCCATGCGCTCATCCCGCGTTATCTCAATGCGGCAGACGCGCTGGTATTGCCGAATTCTGCAAAAAACGATGATGCAAAATTATTCACTTCACCCATGAAATTATTCGAATACATGACCGCGCACGCCCCTCTTATTGCGTCCCGCGTGCCTGCGCTGCAGGAAATATTAAATGACCATAATGCAGTTTTTTTTAATCCGGATGATCCGCGCGATCTCGCCAATGTTATTCAAAAGGTAATTGATAACCCAGATCTCTATAATGCATATTGGCAGCAGGCGAATAAAGACGTCATGCAGTATACATGGCTTAAGCGGGCACAGCGTATCTTCACTACAATCATCAAATAAATAATATGTTCAATAAATTTCGAGATTTACTAGCCAAAAAACCATGGATTTTCAATGTGCTAAGAAATATTATTGAATTTAATTTTACCAAAGAAAAGGAGCTTATCCGAAAGGCCTTTGGCGATAGTGCGGGGAAGACGATACTCGATATTGGCTGCGGCACTGGCACGTTTGCGCCACTTTTTGTGGATGATATCTATTATGGCATAGATCTATCGCCAGATTATATTCAGCATGCAAAAAAAAATAAAAAGGGTACTTTCAAAATTATGAATGCAACCCAATTGGAATTTCCTGATGAGAAGTTCGATTACGCGCTCATCATGGCCGTTTTACACCATTGTGACTCTGAAACGGTTCAGCAAATTTTACGAGAAACACGTCGTGTATTAAAAACTCAAGGGAAAGCGCTAGTGATTGAGGTCAGCCATAGCACTGAAATGGACAACTTTATTTTTCGTTTCTTGAGGAAATTTGATAAAGGAGATTATATCCGCTCTCCACAAGAATACGCGCAACTCATTTTAAATAATTTTAAAATTGACAAGGAAATGACTTTTCGCAGCGGATTATATGTCTATCACAGCTTCGAGGTGTATAAATAGGGAATATGGCATCAGTGACTCCTCTCACGTCTGAATTATCGATAGTGATCCTCTGTTACCGAGCAGGAGACGCAGTCCGTGATTTCATTTCACGTACCATCGTAATCCTTGCAGAAGGCGGTATTCCAGACTATGAGCTTGTATTGGTAGGCAATTTTATGGAAGGCTCTGGAGACCGCACTCCACGCATCGTAGCAGAATTAGCGGCGACCTATCCGAAAGTGGTATATCTGGCAGAACCAAAACAGGGAATGATGGGATGGGATATGAGAAAAGGTTTGGAGAAAGCGAGAGGCGCCTATCTTGCGGTCATTGACGGTGATGGGCAAATGCCGATTGCGGATTTAGTAAAAGTATATACAAAAATTAAAAATGAGCGACTTGATATGGTTAAAACATATCGTCTGCAAAGAGGAGATAGTATTTTAAGAAAAACAATTTCTTTTATTTATAATTTATTTTTTCATGCGCTTTTCCCTGGGTTAAATGTACGGGATATCAACGCGAAACCGAAAATATTCACTCGTGCGGTCTATGAACGCATGTGGCTGGAATCAAATGACTGGTTTATTGACGCAGAAATTATGATCGAAGCACGGCGTCTGCACTTGCGTATAGGAGAAATACCCACAGTTTTTTTGGGACTTACGGGACGCAGGTCATTTGTGAAAATGAGAGCGATAAATGAATTTTTAATAAATTTAATACGCTATAGGATAAGAGAATTTCGGCGTACAAAATAAGAATGAAATATAGTATGCAGGATACATTTATGCCGCAAATAAAAAAAGTGTGCATATTTTTATATACTAGTTGGTTGTCTCGTTTTTTTAAACCCCTCTTTATTTTTTGTCGGGCGCACGCGGGCGCATTGTTCCTCTCTTTATTCATCGGAATGATAACGATAGCGCCACAGCTTATTTTCCAGTCAACGCTAGGGGAGCGCTACCAAGGTATTTATTTGGGCGGTACCGATAATGAAGACTATTATGCGGGAAGGGTGCGGGAAGCGTTCGACGGGCACTATGCTATAGGCAACGCATTTCTTTATGAAGGCCGTGACGCACTTTTTTTGCAGCCACCTTTGGGTGAATTATTATTTTTACCCCTTGGCGCTCTGTTCTCTTTTAATCCAGTGACGACTCTCTTCTGGGGCTCGCGTTTTGTTTTTCCCTTATTATTAACGTTCATTATATATTATTTCATTTATCTGCTTTTTTCGTCTAAGTTATTAGCGCTTGCCGTAAGCAGCAGTATCGTGCTTGCTTCGCAATTTGTATATTTTCCTAAACAATTATTTAATTTAATTCCCACGCAGTTTGGTGCTTTTTCTATTGATAGTTTTCTTACCTATTCCCGCCCTGTGCTTCCCCAAACAAGCACGCTATTTTTTTTCCTATTTTTATTATTATTTTTCTTGCTCCTTAACAAGCGTACGATGGTATGGCATTGTTATCCGATAGGCATACTGTATGGGTTGAGTATCTATCTCTATCTTTATAACTGGATTTTCCTTACTGTTTTTTGCATTATTATTATAGGGTTTTACGTCTGGTGGAAAGATAAGGAAATGGTAAAGGCATTGATGCGATTTTTTTTCTGCGGGATAATTATCACCCTGCCCTTCTGGTTTGTCATGTTAAAAAATGCGAATTCACCATTTTGGGTTGAGACGGCGGCACGATATAATATATATGGGTCCCATGACTTCGTATTCAGCAAACTGTTGGCTATAAGCCTTATAGGATGGCTTGCCGCGAATTACCGGAAATTGAAAGATCCTGCAGTCCACCTGATACTCGCCCTTATATTAAGCGGATTTGTGGTAATTAATCAGCAAATCATCACTGGGAGAGTTTTATTTTACGGGCATTTTCATTGGTATTTCAACGTTCCAATTTTTATTATAGCCATGCTCTATTTAGCGCATATGCTTAGTGTACGGGTAGCTCCTCTGCTGAATAAAATAATGGTGATAATTATTCTTAGCGTGAGCATCGGTTCCGCCACTATGATTCAAGCGAAAAGCCTGGAAACGAGAGCCCAAGGCTATATGGCGCAGCAGGATTGGGGTGGCGTATATCTGTGGCTGGATAAAAATCTCCCTTTGGAGTCGGTTATCTTAAGCAATAATAGAAGTTTTTCAAATGCGATTCCCACCTATACTAAACATTATCCCTATGACGGGATATATGCGCATTTGTTTTTGGCTGATCCGGAACGATTAAAGTATAATATATTTATTTATCTTTGGTTGCGCGGCCTGAAAGCGGACAAAGCGGGCGAATATTTTTCACACACACCGCATGAAATCATTGGATACCTTGGTGCGGCAAGGGTGAGGCGCGTCTATGGATGCACCGTCTGCGTGCCCGCAGATATTTTACACGGCTTTGCGGATGAATATGTCCGTTTTATCGAGCAACGACGCTATGAGCAACTTGCGCAATATAAACTAGACATATTTGCATGGGATAGGCGCGAGGATGGCGCAGTGCCGGAATATTTACTCACCAGGTTTACATTCGTTACAAGGGTGAATAATTTTGACATTTATCGCATTCATTAACTATATAACCTAAATACCTATTATGACTCAAGATGCGCATCAGAAAAAAACAGCGATTATCATAGGCGCAGGCCCAGCAGGCTTAACTGTTGCATGGGAATTGCTGACAAGAACTGATATAACTCCCATAATCCTTGAAAAAAGCAATATGATCGGCGGATTAGCGCGTTCTATTGATTATAAAGGTAACCGTATGGATATCGGGCCGCATCGTTTTTTTTCAAAGTCCGATCGTGTCATGCGCTGGTGGCTTGGGCATTTGCCGTTACAGCATGTGGACAATATGGAGTTTATCCGATCTTATCAAACGAAACTGGGCATCACGAATCAAAATCAGCGCCTTGATCCCGAGACAACTGATTTAGTTATGCTTTTGCGCAATCGGAAGACGAGAATATATTTTTTAATGGATCTGTTCCCTTATCCGATTGCGTTAAATATGGTTATGCTTCTAAGGCTCGGTTTTTATAAAATTTTGCGCATCGGCATCAGTTATGTATACAGTATATTATTTCCCATAAAACCAATGAAAAATTTGGAGGATTTTTATATTAACCGTTTTGGAAAGGAACTCTATTTAACTTTTTTTAAATCATATACAGAGAAATTATGGGGATTATCATGCCGCGAGATCAGTGCGGAGTGGGGAGCGCAGCGCGTAAAAGGCCTTTCGGTGGGGAATGCGCTGAAAGATTTTATTATGAAACTGATACATAAAAATAAAAGCATAGACCAAAAAAAGACTGAAACGTCGCTCATTGAATGGTTTTTGTATCCTAAGCGCGGTGCGGGACAAATGTGGGAAACAGTAGCGGATAAAATACGGCAAAGGGGAGGTGAGATTATCATGAATTTTAATGTCGATAAAATTTATCAAAAGGAGCATACTGTAATAGCAATTGGTGGTCATAGTCTCATTGAAGGACAAAAAAAAGAATGGCAAGGAGATTACTTTTTTTCGACAATGCCGGTGCAAGAATTGACAAAATCATTTATGGGAGAAGTCGATCAGGAGGTAAGAGAAATCAGTGATGGGCTGCGTTATCGTGATATAATTCTTATTGGTTTATTATTGAAACGCCTATTATTAACTGATAAAGAATATCCCCACGAACTAATACGTGACAATTGGTTATATATTCAGGAACCCAATGTGCAGGTGGCGAGGATACAAATATGCAATAATATGAGTCCTTATCTCGTGGCAGCCCCGGGGCTCGTATGGATAGGGGCAGAATATTTTTGTCAGGTTGGCGACAATATGTGGGAGCGCGATGATGCTTCTTTAGTGCAAATGGCGCAAAAGGAATTGGAAAAAATTGGGATAATCGCAGAAAGAGATACAGTTGACGGGGTGGTCATACGCCAGGAGAAGGCGTACCCGGTTTATTTCGGCGCATATCAGCAGTTTGAAACGGTGAGGAAATTTTATGACCAATTCGACAACCTATTTTTGCTGGGCCGCAATGGCATGCATAAATATAATAATCAAGATCACTCTATGCTCACCGCCATGGTAGCAGTGGACAATATCATTCATCATCGCCAAAACAAGGAAAATATTTGGGCGGTGAATACGGAGAAAGAGTATCATGAGGAAAAGTAATTTATTTTCATCGTTCCCCATGGTAGGGTGGCTCATATTGTTATCTTTAGCCATTCGGCTTTGTTTATTTGCAATATATCAGCCATGGCAAGAGATTACCCTGCAAAAAATATTAATTTCCGATGCCCTGCAGTACTATCAGTTGGCAGAACGCATTCTCTCCGATATTTCATTATCAACTTTCGGCACGTTCCGCACTCCTCTTTACCCTCTCTATCTTGCAGTCATTTTTGCGGTTATAGGCAGTAAGGTTTGGGCGGCGCTTTTATTCCAAATTTTTTTTGATGTCGGTACGACCATCCTTGTATACCTGCTGGCAAAGGAGATATTCGCGTCACAGAAAACAGCGCATTATGCCATGTTGTTCTACAGCATTGATTTATTGGCAGCAGCCCAGACGTTGCAGCTCATGACTGAAACTATTTTTACGTTTATCTTTACGGGCGCGGTATTGGCCACGGTTTATGCATTGAAACGGGATAATATTAAATATTATGCTTTGGGTGGAATGTATCTGGGGTTAGCAACGCTAGTTCGCCCCGTAGCTCAATATTTGGGACTCATCCTGACTTTTTTTATACCTTTTTCACGCAAGCTATTTAGTCGTGCAGTGGTATATATCGGATTTTTTTTCCTCATCCTTTCATTTTGGCAAATAAGAAATTATTTCAATTTTGGGCACTATGCTCTCTCTACCATCGAAGGCTACAATCTTTTGGAATATAATGTCGCAAAGGTAAAATCGTTAGTGGAGCATGTCAGCCTTGATGAATCAAGGTACGAATTGAACAAGCTCGTAGATCCCACGATTACCAATCCATTCAGCCGCGCATCGGTGCAACAAAAAATAGCCGTTTCCTATATTCTCGCCCATCCTTGGTGGTATAGTTATTATCATATAAAGGGAGGCGCAAATATGATGTTAGGGACTGCGAAGGTCAGCTTATTGCCCGTATTAAAAATACCTCCCTTTATAAGAAGTGATACCACTCTTAGTGAAAATCTTTTTACCAGAATTGAGAGAACCATATCTACCGCAAGGCAGGAATATTGGCTCACACCCATCCTATTTATCATGCAATTAATTGAATATGTATTATGTGCGATAGGTTTTACAGTAATGAGGAAAACCGATAATAGATATTTAATGTTATTAATTGCGATGATACTGGTTTATTTCTTTCTCGCAACTGGCGTAGTGGGAACCGCGCGGTATCGTGCCCCGGTCATCCCCTTATATCTTATCATGAGCGCGTATGGGTTTGAGCGAGTAATAAATTATTATAGACAGAAGAATCTTTTACGGCGTGTGTTATGACCATGCTCTATATAGGGTTTGCACAGCCTCATACCTCCATCGATGGCGTATATCTGCGCGGTTTGAGGGAGAATGGCATAGAAGTAATTGATTATTTTTTTCCGCAAAAATCGCTTGCGCGTTATTGGCAGATTTTATCAGCGTATTTTAAGCAGAGACACAGTGTTGATATCATCTGCGCCGGTTACGCAAGCCCGCACGTGGTAATCTGGCTCCGTCTGTGGTCGCGGAAAAAGATTGTTTATAATGCGCTTTGTTCGGAATATGAGAGGAAGATCATTTCACGGAATCTTGCGAGTACTCATTCTGTCAAAGCCATATATTATTGGCTTTTAGATATACTTGCATGTTGGTGTGCAGATTTGATAATGGTGGAAAGCGCACATCAGAAAGCCTTTTTTGAAAAAAAGTTCCATGTGCCGGGAGGAAAGCTTATGGTCGCATGGACGGGCACCGATGATAAGAAGTTTCATTTTGATCCCCAGAGTAAGAAGTTTGATGATTTTACTGTGCTTTTCAGAGGGCGATTGCTGCCTGAAGCGGGAGGGGACATAGTGGTGAAGGCTGCGAAAATATTGGAAGGAAAAGGGATTAAGGTATTGATGCTTGCAAACGGCATTGAGCTGGAAAAGATTCAAAAGTTGATTCATGAGCTTCAGCCGCAGAATCTGGAATTAAAAACAGAATATTTGACAGAAGACGAGCTCATCGCCCTTATGTTGCGCTGCCATGTCAGCCTTGGGCAGCTGTCCTCTCATGAACGCCTTGAGCGGACTATCCCACATAAAGCGTATGAATCGCTTTGTCTGAGATTGCCGTATCTTACCGCGAGGAATCCGGCCATCATAGAAATTGTGAAGGAGGGCGAGACGTGCATAGCCTGCAATCCTGATGACCCTGAAGACCTCGCGGAAAAAATATTATGGTTTCGCGATCACCCGAAGGAGCGCGAGGAAATCGCCGAAAGGGGATACCGGCTCTATCATGAGCGCTTTACACCCCAAGCGCTTGCCGCTGCATTATTAAATGAACTGAAGAAGTTATAAGCCTTGTCCGCCATTTGGCGCGATATGGCGTGTAAATTTTATAATAAGGCTAAAATAGCCCAAGAGGTTGACAAATTACAGGAATCTGGTAGTCTGTATGGTTCTTTACCCCGTTACAAGAACGTTATGGTTCTAAGACCTTAAATGAACGGCAATTCAGCCCGAAGGGGGATTCGGGTGAATACTGTAGAGGCCTTAAGCCAATTGTAACGGGGTTTACCGGATAACCGCATATTTATGCCATCGATTACCCAATTCGTGTATAAACACTGGGGAGGCATCGTCATTTTAAGCCTCATTGGCGCAGTTGCCGCGCTTGGGCTTAGCCTTCAGCAAACGCCCCTTTATGCCTCGTCTGCGCGCATTCTCGTGACGCAGAAGCAAACCAGCGGCATGGACGCCTACACTGCCGCGCGAGGATCCGAAAAACTCGCGCAGAATCTGACCACAATCATCGGCACCGCGTCATTTTTTGAACGGGTGCTTGGAGCTGGCTTTTCCATTGTGAATGATTTTCCAAAGGACGAGGCAAGCAGGCGCAAAGCGTGGGGTGCGGTCGTTAAACCGTCTGTGGTGCCCAGCAGCAGCATACTTGCCATTACGGTCTACCATAAGAATCGGGAACAGGCGGAACGCATTCTTGTAGCCATCAACACCGTGCTCATTTCGCAAGGGACAGGGTATTTGGGCACGGGCGACACCGTGAATCTGCAGATAGTCGACGCGCCGCTAACCACTACCGCGCCGGTGAAACCGAATATCCCCATGAACATGGCAGTGGGGCTCATCGCAGGATTCATCATCTCGCTCGGGTATTCATTTGTCCGGGAAGCAATCGCCCAGAGCATTACTTATCCTCTTACGCTCTCACCAAACGCGAGTGCGGAATATACGCCGCTTCCCATAGGATACCTTGCCCCTAAGAAGAGAGAGGAAGTTTTACCGCCAGCGCCTCCTGCGAACCAAGAGTTGCGGATAAATCCTTATGTGGTGGGAATACCCGAGTCAGAGCCCTATCAAGAGACTATCGAAGAAGCGTCTCAATATATTCCTGAATCTTCACCAGCAGTGCCGCCCACTGCATCTCACGTCCACAGCATGCATGACCATGTAAAAGCGCCATTCGGCGGCAAGTATTATTTCCAAAACAAGTTTTTCTATTTGTCGTAAATTGATAATATGATAGCGCACGGATTTGAGAATTTTGCGTCGGTGAGCGATCAGTGGGATCGCACGGCGCAAAAAAGCGAACGGAACATTGATAAACTCTTCGGTTCCTCTTCTTTTTTGAAGGTGTGGTATCGCACGAGTCTTCCGGCGGCGGAGCCTTACGTGTTATTCGACGACGATAGATCGCGCACTTGCGGTCTCCCGTTGGTATTATCACGGACCTCACGAGGTAAATTGCTGCTATCCGCTCCCACTACCACTGAAGACAACACCTGGTATGCGCCAGTGATCGGCGATGCGGACGAGGTATCTGGCATGCGTATTGCCGCTACTCTAGAAGAATCCAATGTTGGGGACGCTATTATACTGCAGCACGTTGACATGTCTCGCGTATTTTGGCGATCATTTATTCAGTATTTTCGATCAAGAAAATACGCCCTCGTGGTTTATCCCACTATACGAATAGGCAACATTAGCTTGGGCGAACAATGGGACGTATATTACCACAGTTTAAGAAGTGATCTTAAGCGATCATTGCGTAGAAAGGAGCAATATCTCACTAGCGAATTTGGGCCTCTTACGGTTTCTGTGGCCGAACGGAAAGAAGAGATAATCAATGCGTGTTATGAGGGTTTTGCCATTGAAACTATGGGATGGAAAGGATATGCGCACAGCGCCGTGTTGCAACAAGATCGCACGAAGCAGTATTTTTTTGATTTGGCTAAAACGGCGGCAGAGAAAGGTTCGATTGTCTTGGTTTCTCTCATCTGCGGCGGGTTCCCGGTGTCGTTTCATTTTATGCTCCGACAAGGAAATGAAGCGTATTTTTTTAAAACGATGTATGACGAAAAATTCAGTTGCTATAGTGTGGGGCAGTTAGGTGTGTTGAAAACACTGGAATTACTTCACCGGCGTGGAGTCAGAACATTGAATTTCTTCGGGCCGTACGTGCCCTGGCATGACCGCTGGAAGCCGTCATTCGTTACCCAGTATTCTAAAGTTGTCATTTCGAGGAGCGTCAACCGCACGTTTGCCGTGCTGCCGTATCGCGCGTACGCGATTATCAAGAAATCCACCTTCGCGTTTCGTTTGTTTGCGCAGATGCGAAAATTATATAATATCATGAAAATTTTGCGGGATACTTTCAAGGTGCTGGTACAACATTTACGATAGGCAAATTCTTCTAATAGCAGACCCCATAATTTCCATATCGCTGGTGGATAAGTCCTGATGGATGGGGAGTACTAAGTGCTCGCGAAGAATTTTTTTAATAAATGGGGAAGAATCGCCAATTTCATAGGATCGGTGGTCGGGCCAGAAGACGCTTGTTTCAATACCTTGTTGGCGCAGTTTCGCGTTGATTTCATTGCATTTGCAACCTAGTATCATGAGATCGAGCGGGACCGTGTGAGCAGGCAGTGAAGAAAAAGCAATCGTAAGACCAGGAACCCCCTTAATGGACGCGGCGAGCGCGGTATAGTTTTCCCTGTGACGGTGTTTTATGTCTTCATAATCGAAGCGCGGAAGAAGATATTTTGATATCGCGGACATTCCCCAATCGGTTTTTGTCGCGTCAAATTCAAACCTTCCGCATTCAGTATTTTTGATACCGATAGTTTTAAGAAACGCATTGAGGAGAGGGACGGCTCTTGTCCATGTCCAGGAGCCAAAAAGCGCAAAGGCACGGCTATTTTTGCTCGCTGCCATGCGTTTTAGGGAGAGCGCAGCCATTTGGCGCGCCGTGGAGTAATGCGATGGACGGCGTTGACGGGTTGCGGGAAATGGGAGGTCTGGGTTATTCACCACCATCAATCCGCCGTGCGGGATGGGCACCGTTTTTCTTGGACAGAAAATTGCCGCGTCGCCTTTTGAGCCGAGCGGTTCGCCGTCTTCGTCGGCGCTTAAGAAACCTATCGCCACATCTTCGAACAAGTAAAGTCCGTTATTTTTGCAGACGTTGAGCGCGTCCCGCGTCAGTTGCGGGAAACCGAGGTAATGCGTCAGGTATAATATTTTTGTACGCGGCGATAATTTTGCTCGAACATCATTGAAATTCGGTGTAAAGTTTTCGTGCAGGTCATAAATGACAGGCACGAGGCCAGATGCGATTACCGCATCCACTTCAATGCCGCTGGTGAAGGCGGGCATGAGTACTTCATCTCCAGTTTTTAGGCCAAATATTTGAAGCGCTTCCCAGATGCCGTTACGGGCGAAGTAATAATACCGCACGCGTTTTTGGTTCAGCGGAAAGGGCAGCAAGGAGGACGGTTGTGCCGGTTGTCTAAAATAT from Patescibacteria group bacterium encodes:
- a CDS encoding GNAT family N-acetyltransferase, which translates into the protein MIAHGFENFASVSDQWDRTAQKSERNIDKLFGSSSFLKVWYRTSLPAAEPYVLFDDDRSRTCGLPLVLSRTSRGKLLLSAPTTTEDNTWYAPVIGDADEVSGMRIAATLEESNVGDAIILQHVDMSRVFWRSFIQYFRSRKYALVVYPTIRIGNISLGEQWDVYYHSLRSDLKRSLRRKEQYLTSEFGPLTVSVAERKEEIINACYEGFAIETMGWKGYAHSAVLQQDRTKQYFFDLAKTAAEKGSIVLVSLICGGFPVSFHFMLRQGNEAYFFKTMYDEKFSCYSVGQLGVLKTLELLHRRGVRTLNFFGPYVPWHDRWKPSFVTQYSKVVISRSVNRTFAVLPYRAYAIIKKSTFAFRLFAQMRKLYNIMKILRDTFKVLVQHLR
- a CDS encoding DegT/DnrJ/EryC1/StrS family aminotransferase, whose product is MIPLFPTLHPAYFRQPAQPSSLLPFPLNQKRVRYYYFARNGIWEALQIFGLKTGDEVLMPAFTSGIEVDAVIASGLVPVIYDLHENFTPNFNDVRAKLSPRTKILYLTHYLGFPQLTRDALNVCKNNGLYLFEDVAIGFLSADEDGEPLGSKGDAAIFCPRKTVPIPHGGLMVVNNPDLPFPATRQRRPSHYSTARQMAALSLKRMAASKNSRAFALFGSWTWTRAVPLLNAFLKTIGIKNTECGRFEFDATKTDWGMSAISKYLLPRFDYEDIKHRHRENYTALAASIKGVPGLTIAFSSLPAHTVPLDLMILGCKCNEINAKLRQQGIETSVFWPDHRSYEIGDSSPFIKKILREHLVLPIHQDLSTSDMEIMGSAIRRICLS